The nucleotide sequence AAAACCTGCGAAATAATATTAAATTCACTGGCATCATTTCCCAGTCCGTAGTTGGCGCAAACGCTTTTGAGTCCGTCTATTAAAGTCTTGGTTTGCGTGATAAACTGTATCTCCGTCATTTATATATTAGTTGTAAGTATATTGTTGTTTGTATTCTTTTACAATAAGATTATTGATGTTTTCTGTGGTTTGAGCGTCTAATTTTATTTTCTGTTGGTCTATAAAATTTTGTATCACAATGCTCATTACTTCTTGGTTAAAATAGGTTTCATTCTTTACCAATTCTACATTGTGCAGACAGATGTCGTCTATGATGGTTTTCGTTCCCAAAAGTGCTTCGTAAATTTGTATTTCTTTAGCATTAATTGTTGGGTTATCTACCAATCTTTTGTGAATTCTGGCGTATTTTTCGTCGTTTTCATATTTGGCTCTTAGCAGTGCATTTTTACGATTGAGTTCTCTTACTTCGTCATAAATTCTGCTGAGAATATGGATGTTGTCTCGCATATCTTCCTGATTAACCTCGTCCAGATTTTTATTTTTGAAGATACGCTCCAGCTCTTCTCTTAGGGTAACGAATTCTGGATCGGCAGGGTCTATATTGCGTTGCAATTCTTCTCTGGTTTGTCTGAGCTGATTTCTGAGTTGGTCTGCTAAAATCATTTCTTCTTCCGAAATCTTGGTAAACTGAAAGAAAATATCTTCTAAAGCCGTGTTGATAAGGTTGGTATTATCGTTTTCATTGTTGATACTATCCACCAAATTCAGCGTGTCTAGTCTTCTCTGAACTTCTTTAAGCAACTGATTGAGTTTATAGAAATCTAATAAATCTAACAATTCATCTTCGCCTTGTAATCGAATGATATTTTTAAGTTCTCTGGCATTTTGCAAAACTTTGATGAGGTCTGCCAATTGCTTTTTGTCTTTAATATCGTCCATTTGGAGACGGAAGTTTTCAGCATTTTTCAGGTCATACTGAAAAAGTTTTTCTTTAATTTCTAAAACATCGTGTTCTATTTCTTCTTTCGACTTGAATAGGTTGCTGTAATTCTGCATTTCATCACCCAATTCCTGTTGCAACTCTTGGAAATAGTTTTCGTTGGTTTCTTTAAATTCTTTGGTGATGTCTGCAAAATCTACTACAAAACCGAAACGGTGTTTTTTATACGGTCTGTTTACTCGGGTTAAAGTCTGTAAAAGATTATGGTTTTTGACTACTCTTGCCAAATACAGTTTTTTAAGACGAGGTGCATCAAAACCTGTAAGCAACATATTGTACACAAAAAGTAAATCAATATCTCCGTTTTTGAAGGCTTCAATCTCTTGTTTTCTGATGTCTTTAGAATTCACATCGTGTAAAATAAGACTGGCTTTTAATGGGGTTTGGTTGCCATATTTTGCTCTTTCTTCTCTTACAACAGCATAATCAAATTCTTGCTTTCCGTATATTTTTTCAAACTGGGCAAAAAGTTCTTTAGCTTGTTCAGAAGTATCACAAACCACCATTCCGCCTATTGTTTCATCTTTCTTTCTGAAATCTTTTAAATCATTCAGAATATATTCCAGCATTGGTTCTGCAAACTTAGGATGAGCAAAAATTTCGCTTTTAGAGATTTCGCCTTTCAGAATTTTAATCTGCTCCATCACATCCTGCATCTGCATTTTATAAGTGGTTGCAATGCCCTCTCTAATCAATCTAAGCGTATAACCATCTGCAATAGAACGATTATAGTAATATTTATGAATGTAATCGCCAAAAAGCGTTTTAGAATCATATTCTTTGGCAACTTCTCGCAAAAGTGGCGTTCCTGTTAAGGCTATTTTTACAGCATCTTTATCAGAACGCAAAAGATTCACCAAATAATTACCTTTAGGATTGTAACTTCTGTGAGCTTCGTCTATGAAATAAACTCTCTGGATATTCAAATCATAATCAAAAGATTCTAAAACAGTACTGTCATCAGAAAATTTCTGAATATTAACAACAGTAATTTCTTGTTCACCTGAACTGTTGAGTATTGCACTTGCTTTTTTAATGTCTTGTATAAATTCTGTTCTAGAATTTACCATTTTCACCGACAAACCTCTCGAACGAAATTCGGTCTGTGCTTGTATTGCCAAATCTATTCTATCTACTATGAAATAGAATTTTGCAATGGTGTTTTTCTTTTGGTAATATTGTGAAAGGTATTTTACATTGTAATACGCCAAAGCTGTTTTGCCACTTCCTTGCGTATGCCAAATAATACCTTTTTTAATACCTTCATCCAACTTATGAGTAATGGCTTTAGAAGCAAAAAACTGCGGATAACGCATAATGTGTTTTTCAATCAAAATTTTTCCTTCTCTGTTGGTTCTTTCTACATAGGTAATCCCAAACTGTAAAAAGAATGCCAATCGTTTCCTAGACAATAATGAAGTTATAATTCTATTGGTTGGCGTTTCGTAATTTTTATTGACTTTAAACTCATCTGTGTATTTAATGGCAACAATATTGTTGTCTTTTAAGACGAGATTTTCCAGCTCTTCATTTTCTGGTTTTAGAAGATGGGTATAATTCAATAATTCTTCCTCTCGGAAATAATTAAACATTACCCCATCCTTTGAAGGTGTGGCATAATAAGCTCCCATTATAGGTTCTACTACTCCGTCTTCATACTCCATATTGTTAGAAAATAACATCAATTGCGTAATGTTGGTAAAAGCTTTGAAATCTTTTAAAGCAAATCTTCTGTTGATTCTATTTCTTTCAGCAATAATACCTTCTCTGTTATTCGGTTTTTTACCTCAATAAAAACCAAAGGCATTCCATTGATTAAAACCGTAATATCTGGCCTGAATTCTTCGTCTCCTTTTTTGCAAGTCAATTCAGTGGTAACGTGAAATTCATTATTATTGATGTTTTCAAAATCAATTAATCTTGTTCCAGAAGTATTGATTAACATTCGGAAAAACTCTCTTCCCAAATCATCATAATTGAGTTTTAATGATACATCCGTCAATAGACGCTGTACTTCGTCTTCTTTAATATCAGGATTAATTTTAGAAATAGAACGTTTAAAAATATCAGGGAAAATATTATTATCTTCCAGTCTTTCTTGTTCGCTTTTTGGGATATAAGTATATCCTAATCTGCACAAATGCAATATCGCTGGAATTTTTACTCTTGAATCTTCGTTGAACATTAATAGTTTTTTTATTATAACTTTCAAATATAACCAAAAAAACCAACGCTACTACTAGCACCATCCGCATTATCCCCCAAAAAATACCACGCTTGCGGAATGGATGCTGTACTTAATTCACCAGATGCTGCCCGAGGTAGAAACTGGTGGAGGTTGCGGTTTGTTCCGTATTATTCAGGAAGGTATCAACCTTCATCGTTTTGCCGAGACAGCAGTTTAATGACAGGAAGTTAAAACAGATAATAGCAGCTTGTACAACCGTGACCGGCCTTAATCATTTTTGAACGGGTATCATCGGAGTATGTACGGGACATCATCGGGGTTTCTTCGGATCTTCTTCGGGTCTTCTTCGGGTCTTCTTCGGAAAAAAGATGTTTTTTCCGAAGCGTTTCCGAAGGATTGTGGGAGAAAACTGGAAGAATCCTTAAATAATTTGCTGATAGATTTTGACTTTAAAACATCTTATTTCATTAAGTAAATGTTAAAACCATCAAAAATTTATTACATTTGTTTCTTTCACAAAAATTAACAACTTAGATGAGTTCACTTTTCAGAAGAAAACACTACGCAGAAAATGCAGATTCGGGACAACTTAACAGAGTTCTTGGAACTTGGGATATTGTATTTTTTGGGATTGCCGCCATCATTGGAGCCGGAAGTTTCAGCAGTTTGGGAGAAGCTATTTTCCGAGGTGGTCCGGGTGTGATTGTTTTATATCTGATTTGTGGTTTTGCCTGTGCTTTTACTGCACTTTGCTATGCCGAATTTGCCAGCAGAATCCCAACAGCGGGAAGTGCATATACCTATGCTTACGCTAGTTTTGGCGAACTGATTGCCTGGGTTATCGGCTGGGCTCTGATTATGGAATATTCTTTCGGAAACATCTACGTTGCCTTCTCTTGGTCCGATTATTTTACCAGTTTTATGGGAAGAATAGGTGTGCATATCCCTGATTATTTTACTTGCAGTTATACCGAAGCTAAAAAAGCGGTTCTCAATAATTCTACCAATGCAGAATTGATTAACGCTTGGAAATCGGCTCCGGTCATTGGAAATCTGAGAATCATTGTGGATATTCCTGCTTTGGTAATCAATGGTTTAATTACATGGCTTTGCTATCAAGGCATCAAGGAAAGTAAGAATTTTAATAACTTTTTTGTTATTCTGAAGTTGTTCGTCATTCTTTTGGTGATAGCTGTGGGTGTGGCTTATGTCAATACGGGAAATTGGTTTCCGGTGACCGATACGCCTACTTCCGGCTCTTTTATGCCAAATGGATTTGCGGGTGTAATGTCTGCTGTTTCAGGTGTTTTCTTTGCTTATATAGGTTTTGATGCGATTTCTGTTTTGTCAGAAGAAACCAAAAATCCTCAAAAAGACCTTCCAAAAGGAATGTTGATTTCTTTGGGACTTTGTACCGTTATCTATATTATTTTAACTTTAACATTAACAGGATTGGTAGATTATAGGAAATTTGACGGCATTGGAGATCCGCTGTCATTTGTATTTGACAAAACCAATCTCAACCTTCCCTGGATGGAATTTATTGTCTCATTGATTGCGATTGTTGCAATTACAACCGTACTTTTGGTTTTCCAAATGGGACAGCCGAGAATCTGGATGGCCATGTCCAGAGATGGGCTTTTACCCAAGAAATTCCAGGAAGTACACAGTAAAAACAAAGTGCCGTCTTTTGCAACAGTTGTGACAGGAATTGTGGTGGGCATTCCGATCATATTCACGGATAAATCTTTCATTCTTGATTTTACAAGTATCGGAACTATTTTCGCTTTCGTGCTTGTTTGTGGTGGAGTTTTGATGTTGCCTCCAAAAGAAAAAATCAAAGGAAGATTCCACTTACCGTATATTAATGGGAAGTTCCTTTTTCCATTAATTTTCATTGGTGGTTTGGTATTCTTCTATTTCTATCAACCCGAATTCTTCCACAATTTAACCAATATCAACGACCCAAATGAAGGCGAATTCCGTCTGGCAATTATTATTTTCATTATTGCTAATTTGGTTTTATGTGGATTGGCCATCGTTAAAAATCTTTCCTTAATTCCTTTAATTGGCCTTAGTTCTTGTCTTTATTTACTAACCGGAATGAGCCACGAAAATTGGTTCTGGTTTGGACTATGGTTTGCTGTAGGTTTGGTAATTTATTTCCTATACGGTTATAAAAACAGTAGACTAAACCAAACGATCAATGGCAACCAATAAAAGAATTACTAATTATAAAGAATTTTATCAATTTTATCTTACCGAACATAAAAAACCACTAACCCGTATTTTCCATTTTGTTGGTATCTTATTGGTTTTTGTGGTTATTTTTTATGTACTTAAATCTGGGAAAGAACGGTTTCTGTGGTATTGCCCTATTTTTGGTTATGGATTGGCGTGGTTCAGTCACGCTGTGATAGAAAAAAACAAGCCAGCGACCTTCAGATATCCATTGTGGTCAATTATTTCAGATTTTAGACTTTTTTTCGAACTGCTTTTCGGAAAACAAAAATTTACAAATAAATGATGAGGAAATATATTTATAATCTACAACCATGAAGAATTTCATCAAATCAAATATTTCGCAAGAATCACTTGCATTATTGCTCACGCAGGCTCCAGTTGCCCTTTCTATGTTGATGGGTGATGAATTTATTATACAAGTTGCCAATCCTCAAATTCTTCAGCTATGGGGAAAATCGCCGCAAATTATCGGATGCAAACTGATAGATGCCTTGCCAGAACTGGAAGGACAACCCTTTATGGATATTCTTAGCCAAGTACGCACTACAGGAAAGCCTTACAAAGGTTATAAAGAATTTTGCTATCTGGTCCGAAATGGAAAGCGCGAAGAATGCTATTTCGATTTTATCTATGCCCCGATTTTTAATGATGAAGAAACCGAAATCATCGGCGTGAGCGTTGTTGCTACAGAAGTTACAGATCAGGTTAACGCCGAAAAAAAATTGGCTGAAACAGAATATACTTTTGAAAGACTTATTAAAGAATCAGATTATTCTATTGCGTTGTACAAAGGCCCGGATCTTATCATCGATATTGCCAATAACAGCATGCTAAGAACTTGGGGTAAAAATGAAAAAGTAATAGGCATGAAACTGGAAGAAGCTCTTCCCGAACTGGAAGGCCAACCATTCCTCGATATTCTTAAAGATATTTTTAAAACAGGTAAAACCTATTCTGCTACTGAAGACGAAGTTGTTCTAGAAAGAAATGGCCAACTATATACTTCCTACTATAATTTTTCTTACAAACCACTTTTCAATGAACAGTGTGAAGTGTATGCTATTTTAAACTTCGCTACGGATGTTACAGAAATGGTTCTTACCAAGAAGCAACTGAAGCTAAACGAGGAAAAATACAAAAATCTCGCAGACAGCCTTCCAATCATTGTGTGGACTGCGGATAAAGATGGTAATATTGATTATTACAATAAACAATGGTATGACTACACAGGTTTTACAAGCATAGACAGTAGGGAAAGTGCCACCGAAAAAATTATTCATCCTGATGATCAGAAGAGATCTATCGACATTTGGATGACCAGTAAAGCCAATAAGACTAATTATGAAATAGAATACCAGTTCCGTGACAGAACTTCTGAAGATGCCTACCGTTGGTTTCTGGGACGTGCTATTCCCATCAAAAATGAAAACAATGATGTGATCCAATGGATTGGAACCTGCACAGACATTAATGAATTCAAGCAATTTCAGCAGCAGAAAGATAATTTCTTAGGTATTGCAAGTCACGAACTCAAAACACCACTTACAAGCCTGAAACTGTATTCTCAGTTTCTTGAAAAAAACCTTAGAAAACAGGAAGATGACAAGAATGCGGATGTAGCTAAAAAGATGGATGAGCAGATCAATAAACTCACAAGTCTTGTGAACGATTTATTGGATGTCACAAAGATCCAAAATGGAAAAATACTTCTTAATAAATCAGATTTCGATTTCGATGATCTTGTTGAGGAAATTTTCACTGAACAGCAGATGATCACCAGTCACAAAATACTTGTAGAATCTGAAAAAATAGGAAATATCTATAGTGACCGCCACAGGATTTCTCAGGTTATGAGTAATCTCATTGGCAATGCCATAAAATATTCGCCAGATTCCGACAGAATTCATATTACAACAAAAGTAACAGATGACGACTGTGTGCTTTTTGCCGTGAGAGACTTCGGAATAGGCATTCCTGCCGATAA is from Epilithonimonas vandammei and encodes:
- a CDS encoding DEAD/DEAH box helicase family protein, which produces MEYEDGVVEPIMGAYYATPSKDGVMFNYFREEELLNYTHLLKPENEELENLVLKDNNIVAIKYTDEFKVNKNYETPTNRIITSLLSRKRLAFFLQFGITYVERTNREGKILIEKHIMRYPQFFASKAITHKLDEGIKKGIIWHTQGSGKTALAYYNVKYLSQYYQKKNTIAKFYFIVDRIDLAIQAQTEFRSRGLSVKMVNSRTEFIQDIKKASAILNSSGEQEITVVNIQKFSDDSTVLESFDYDLNIQRVYFIDEAHRSYNPKGNYLVNLLRSDKDAVKIALTGTPLLREVAKEYDSKTLFGDYIHKYYYNRSIADGYTLRLIREGIATTYKMQMQDVMEQIKILKGEISKSEIFAHPKFAEPMLEYILNDLKDFRKKDETIGGMVVCDTSEQAKELFAQFEKIYGKQEFDYAVVREERAKYGNQTPLKASLILHDVNSKDIRKQEIEAFKNGDIDLLFVYNMLLTGFDAPRLKKLYLARVVKNHNLLQTLTRVNRPYKKHRFGFVVDFADITKEFKETNENYFQELQQELGDEMQNYSNLFKSKEEIEHDVLEIKEKLFQYDLKNAENFRLQMDDIKDKKQLADLIKVLQNARELKNIIRLQGEDELLDLLDFYKLNQLLKEVQRRLDTLNLVDSINNENDNTNLINTALEDIFFQFTKISEEEMILADQLRNQLRQTREELQRNIDPADPEFVTLREELERIFKNKNLDEVNQEDMRDNIHILSRIYDEVRELNRKNALLRAKYENDEKYARIHKRLVDNPTINAKEIQIYEALLGTKTIIDDICLHNVELVKNETYFNQEVMSIVIQNFIDQQKIKLDAQTTENINNLIVKEYKQQYTYN
- a CDS encoding type I restriction endonuclease, with amino-acid sequence MFNEDSRVKIPAILHLCRLGYTYIPKSEQERLEDNNIFPDIFKRSISKINPDIKEDEVQRLLTDVSLKLNYDDLGREFFRMLINTSGTRLIDFENINNNEFHVTTELTCKKGDEEFRPDITVLINGMPLVFIEVKNRITEKVLLLKEIESTEDLL
- a CDS encoding APC family permease → MSSLFRRKHYAENADSGQLNRVLGTWDIVFFGIAAIIGAGSFSSLGEAIFRGGPGVIVLYLICGFACAFTALCYAEFASRIPTAGSAYTYAYASFGELIAWVIGWALIMEYSFGNIYVAFSWSDYFTSFMGRIGVHIPDYFTCSYTEAKKAVLNNSTNAELINAWKSAPVIGNLRIIVDIPALVINGLITWLCYQGIKESKNFNNFFVILKLFVILLVIAVGVAYVNTGNWFPVTDTPTSGSFMPNGFAGVMSAVSGVFFAYIGFDAISVLSEETKNPQKDLPKGMLISLGLCTVIYIILTLTLTGLVDYRKFDGIGDPLSFVFDKTNLNLPWMEFIVSLIAIVAITTVLLVFQMGQPRIWMAMSRDGLLPKKFQEVHSKNKVPSFATVVTGIVVGIPIIFTDKSFILDFTSIGTIFAFVLVCGGVLMLPPKEKIKGRFHLPYINGKFLFPLIFIGGLVFFYFYQPEFFHNLTNINDPNEGEFRLAIIIFIIANLVLCGLAIVKNLSLIPLIGLSSCLYLLTGMSHENWFWFGLWFAVGLVIYFLYGYKNSRLNQTINGNQ
- a CDS encoding DUF962 domain-containing protein; amino-acid sequence: MATNKRITNYKEFYQFYLTEHKKPLTRIFHFVGILLVFVVIFYVLKSGKERFLWYCPIFGYGLAWFSHAVIEKNKPATFRYPLWSIISDFRLFFELLFGKQKFTNK
- a CDS encoding PAS domain-containing sensor histidine kinase, with product MKNFIKSNISQESLALLLTQAPVALSMLMGDEFIIQVANPQILQLWGKSPQIIGCKLIDALPELEGQPFMDILSQVRTTGKPYKGYKEFCYLVRNGKREECYFDFIYAPIFNDEETEIIGVSVVATEVTDQVNAEKKLAETEYTFERLIKESDYSIALYKGPDLIIDIANNSMLRTWGKNEKVIGMKLEEALPELEGQPFLDILKDIFKTGKTYSATEDEVVLERNGQLYTSYYNFSYKPLFNEQCEVYAILNFATDVTEMVLTKKQLKLNEEKYKNLADSLPIIVWTADKDGNIDYYNKQWYDYTGFTSIDSRESATEKIIHPDDQKRSIDIWMTSKANKTNYEIEYQFRDRTSEDAYRWFLGRAIPIKNENNDVIQWIGTCTDINEFKQFQQQKDNFLGIASHELKTPLTSLKLYSQFLEKNLRKQEDDKNADVAKKMDEQINKLTSLVNDLLDVTKIQNGKILLNKSDFDFDDLVEEIFTEQQMITSHKILVESEKIGNIYSDRHRISQVMSNLIGNAIKYSPDSDRIHITTKVTDDDCVLFAVRDFGIGIPADKTEKVFEQYYRVSGSKEHTFPGLGLGLYISSEIIKRSGGKIFVNSIEGKGSEFCFLIPKKNEAN